The proteins below come from a single Mucilaginibacter mali genomic window:
- a CDS encoding GNAT family N-acetyltransferase translates to MKKIVSVSSKKDLAAFIDFPHDLYKDDPYYVPELFIAQRDLLTKHPFHKHNQVQCFLAYNGDKIVGRIAAILNNAHNSYNKVNDGFFGFFDCVNDTEVSTMLFDIATKWLKGKGVTGKLLGPVNFSTNEPCGLLVEGFDSSPFLMQTYNYPYYAQLIENFGLQKDVDLIAWHWDGQAYDDRSVRLLDSLQERLKRNNIIIRKVDLKKFKEETIKLREVYNSAWDQNTGFVPLTDDEFDYLAKDLKLILDPDFALVAEQNGKIVAFGLALPNYNEIFKKIKRGRLLPTGIFKLLFGKKDIQSIRIYALGVIDGYRKMGIEACLYGTIIKEYKQKGYKHAEAGWTLENNTMINEAIKAIKGDPYKKYRLYQKQI, encoded by the coding sequence GTGAAAAAGATAGTTTCCGTAAGTTCTAAAAAGGATTTAGCCGCGTTTATTGATTTCCCGCACGACCTGTATAAGGACGACCCTTACTACGTGCCCGAACTTTTCATCGCGCAGCGCGATCTGCTGACAAAGCACCCTTTTCATAAACACAACCAGGTACAGTGCTTTTTAGCTTATAATGGCGATAAGATAGTTGGCCGCATTGCTGCTATACTTAACAACGCCCACAACAGCTATAATAAGGTTAACGATGGCTTTTTCGGATTTTTTGATTGTGTGAACGATACCGAAGTGTCAACCATGCTGTTTGATATCGCCACCAAATGGCTGAAAGGCAAAGGCGTTACCGGCAAACTATTAGGCCCCGTAAATTTTTCGACTAATGAACCATGTGGTTTACTGGTGGAAGGATTTGACAGCTCGCCTTTCCTGATGCAGACTTATAACTATCCTTATTATGCGCAACTGATAGAGAACTTCGGTTTGCAGAAGGATGTGGACCTGATTGCCTGGCATTGGGATGGGCAAGCTTATGATGACCGGTCAGTGCGTCTGCTCGACTCGCTACAGGAGCGCTTAAAGCGAAATAATATCATCATCCGCAAGGTTGATCTAAAGAAGTTTAAGGAAGAAACCATTAAGCTTCGCGAGGTGTACAACTCAGCCTGGGACCAGAATACCGGCTTTGTACCACTTACCGATGATGAGTTTGATTATTTAGCAAAAGACCTGAAACTGATCCTTGATCCCGACTTTGCCCTTGTGGCCGAGCAAAACGGCAAGATAGTGGCCTTTGGTTTGGCCCTGCCCAACTATAACGAGATCTTTAAAAAGATAAAGCGAGGCCGCCTGTTGCCTACCGGCATTTTTAAACTGCTGTTTGGCAAAAAAGACATCCAAAGCATCCGCATATATGCCCTTGGTGTAATTGACGGCTATCGCAAAATGGGTATCGAAGCTTGTTTGTATGGTACCATTATTAAGGAGTACAAGCAAAAAGGCTACAAACATGCCGAAGCCGGCTGGACGCTGGAAAACAACACCATGATCAACGAGGCGATAAAAGCCATTAAGGGCGATCCATATAAAAAATACAGGTTATACCAGAAACAGATATGA
- a CDS encoding NAD-dependent epimerase/dehydratase family protein, producing MRERVLITGASGFVGYHLVEEALKNNLEVYAAVRKSSKTDHLKKLNIKLTYPDFKNVASLKKDFEANQYHYVIHAAGVTRAKNQQAYNAVNVDYTVNLAKAAAASPHFKKFVFISSLAALGPLHTLTGIINDNSIPHPVTSYGKSKMIAEQAIKTIPGLNCTILRPTGVYGPRDKDIYIALKQFSKSFEAYIGHAPQKLSFIYVKDLAAASVKALYSGKNKAYNLSDGNFYDRYELADITKDILRVKTYKFHLPVNFVKIIASMAEIIGSLRGRTPVLNREKLHELMAANWYCSIEEARHDMGFYPQYDLKAGLTETLNWYKANKWL from the coding sequence ATGAGGGAACGGGTTTTAATAACAGGTGCAAGTGGTTTTGTGGGATATCATTTGGTAGAGGAGGCACTGAAAAACAACCTGGAAGTTTACGCGGCAGTACGCAAAAGCAGCAAAACAGATCACCTGAAAAAGCTGAACATTAAACTTACCTACCCCGATTTTAAAAATGTAGCATCCTTAAAAAAGGATTTTGAAGCAAACCAGTATCATTATGTGATACATGCCGCCGGTGTTACCCGTGCCAAAAACCAGCAAGCCTACAACGCGGTGAATGTTGATTATACCGTTAACCTGGCTAAAGCCGCCGCCGCATCGCCACACTTCAAAAAATTTGTTTTTATCAGCAGCCTGGCCGCTTTGGGACCATTGCACACGCTTACGGGTATTATTAATGATAATAGCATCCCGCACCCGGTAACATCGTACGGCAAAAGCAAAATGATAGCCGAACAAGCCATTAAAACAATACCGGGTTTAAATTGTACCATACTACGCCCCACCGGTGTATACGGCCCGCGCGATAAGGATATATACATAGCATTGAAGCAATTTTCTAAAAGTTTTGAAGCCTATATAGGCCATGCCCCTCAAAAACTGAGCTTTATTTATGTAAAAGATCTGGCAGCGGCAAGTGTAAAAGCCTTATATAGCGGTAAAAACAAAGCTTATAACCTAAGCGATGGTAATTTTTATGATAGATACGAACTTGCTGATATAACAAAGGATATATTGCGCGTTAAAACCTACAAATTTCATCTGCCGGTCAACTTTGTAAAAATTATTGCATCCATGGCCGAAATTATTGGTTCTTTGCGCGGACGTACCCCTGTATTAAACCGTGAAAAGCTGCATGAGCTAATGGCCGCCAACTGGTATTGCAGTATTGAGGAAGCCCGG